From the genome of Erinaceus europaeus chromosome 1, mEriEur2.1, whole genome shotgun sequence:
atgaccatgaaggcaaagaaaaaaaaaattctaggcccCAAAGGGAAAGTAGAGCTTTTATAGGAGTTTGCAGGTCTGAGAGTAGAAAGCATtctcacagaagcagaggctgcaaggatATTAGGGTAGGACTTGTACCCATTGTTCAAGGTCTGGTCATCTTAGTTACTGTTACCttttcctgcatagctgtgtctggggaaGGTTAGCCTCAGGATGTGCAGCTAGGGATAGGGGGTGGGAAGGGGCTTTCTCAAGGCCTCCTGTTATCTGGAACTTCTCTTCATCCAACAGTTTGATTatttaactctttctttgccttaaCACTTTCTTTTCTACTTCAGTTGCTAAATTGGATAGtcattgaaaggggagaaggagggtagatagatagcataatggtcatgcttgaggctccaaagtcccaggttcaatccccctgcactgccataagcgagaattgaacagtgttctggggggggggggggattgaaaggggaagagcagatagagggagaaagacatctgtagcactgctttaccactcatgaagctttcccccttgcagaaggaggagcagaggcttgaacccaggtccttatgcatggcaactttgctcaatcaagtgcaccagtCCCAAGCTCCTAATTTCTATGACCCTTTTCCTCACCTGCAAAAATTGATGTGttagctgttttgtttttgtttttttttaataaattaagtttttatttatttattttcctttttgttgcccttgttgtttaacattgttgtggttattaatgtcgttgttgttggataggacagagagaaatggagagaggaggggaggacagagaggaagagagaaagacagacacctgcagacctgcttcaccgcttgtgaagcgactcccctgcaggtggggagccgggggctcgaactgggatccttacgcaggtcctggcaatttgcagctgtttttttttttttttttaaagattttatttatttatgagaaagataggagagagagagagggaaagaaccagacatcactccggcacatgtgctgccggggaccgaacttaggacctcatgcttgagagtccaatgctttatccactgctccacctcctgaaccacgtGTTAGCTGTTCTAATCCAAATTTCCCATTTAGATttatacgtttttttttttttttttttttgccaccaggattattgcttgggcttgatgCCGCACcaggcatccactgctcctggaggccattttttcccattttgttgcccttgttgtccttattattgttgtcattgctgttgttgttgctgaacaggacatagaaattgagagaggaggggagacagaaaaggggagaaaaagacagacacctgcagaccccccccccccgcaggtggggagccgggagcttaaaccaggatccttacaccctttgagctttgtgccatgtgcgtttaacccgctggaCTACCACGTGGTCCCtagatttatacttttttttttttaaagattttatttattgatgagaaaggagacagaggaagaaccagacatcactctggtacatatgctgccagggcttgaactcagcacctcacgcttgagagtcaagagctttatccactgtaccacctctcagaccactagaTTTAtacttttaagaatatttatttatttattttaatatttattttattcccttttttgtccttgttgttttattgttgtagttattattgttggtatcattgttggatagaacagagagaaatggagagaggaggggaagacagagagggggagagaaagacagacacctgcaggcctgcttcaccacttgtaaagtgactcccctgcaggtggggagccggggctcgaaccaggatccttactccaatccttgcgctttgcgccacctgcgcttaactcattgtgctacagcccgactcccaagaatatatatttttttagtggtccgggaggtggcgcagtgataaagctttggacgctcaagcatgaggtccggaattcgatccttggcagcacatgtgccatagtgatgtctggttctttctctctcttcctatctttctcattaataaataaataaaatctttttaaaaatattgttaaaaaaagaatatttatttttaaggcaggggagacagcataatggttatgcaaaagattttcttgcCAAAGgtccagcttcagtccccaccactaccagaagccagagtttagcagtgctctgagaaagtATTTTTGTTTGATTGCATATAAGAAAGGGTGTCACATGAAACAGAAAggcaaaccagagcaccactctgcaacaaacagtgccaggaattgaattagATACCTCAGACATTCAAGTACAATTCTCTACTATTTCTCTGACCACtagtacttaaaaagaaaagaaaaaaaattgaggccagagcacttctcagctctggtatatgcagtaccAGGAATGAACTTGAGACTTAATGCATATAAATCCTGTGTCCTACCACTGAGATGTTTCCCTGTGCCTCTACATAAAGAGTTTCCTTAGAGTTACAAGCACCAATGCTGGCATTTGTTTTAACTACTTTGTAATCTTAATCACCTAAAAGCTAGCAATAACACAGCTTTCTGAGAGGGGAACTGAGATTGAAAGATAGCATGTGGGATTCTTGCACTAGTGTTCATTAGATCACAGCACCATTCTGCAGTTCTTTATATAAAACACTGGAGGTGGTTAGACAGGGCAACGGGACGTTCAACTCTAAAGGAGCTCTGGATTTATTCCAAAGACTGAGGCCCTTACTCCCAATGGAGTAACAGAATTTGAGATCTGGACTTCAATCTACCCATAATGTACGTATGCACCCTTTCCTACCCCCCTGGGCTTCTGGAATTttaccaaaaaagaaataaaaatacataaaatacaggTGTTTATTTTCACTTTCGGTCTGCCAAGAAGTTTCCGTAGTAACACATCCTTCCAGACAGCTTGCCTGAgaaagggttccagagttccCACCACGGGGCTCCCATATCACAGTTGCTCGCGTCCTCAGGCTGTCATTGGTTGCCGCCAGCCGAGCCCCTCTTAGCGCGGTAGCTGTGCCCGCCCAGGAATCGCTGGGCGATGATTGGTTGATGGCTTCAAAGACCTAACACGCTCTCCTCAGGCCATTGGCCTGAGTCACTGCGAAGCTGGCGCTGCGGTTGGTGAGCACACAGGTCAGTCAGCCAGAGGCAGGGTCAAATAGGGAGAAATGGCGACGGAGCCAAACTGTGGGTGAGTGGTTTCTGGAGGGGTGGAGGTGTGAAGCAACTGTTGACCGTGACCAGAGTGACACAGCTCCCAGAGAGGCGGGAGGGTGAATCCTTTTCTGGCTCCAGCTGTGTTGGAGCAGAAACGTCAGACACCCACAGCCCCCTACCCAGGCGAGAGGTGGGAGGTCAGAGGCCCCTTCCCCTCTCGGTCCTTGATGTTTGGACCTCAAGTGGTCTGGAAAGCAGTCAGGATCCCAAGCCAATGACTCAACTTCCAAGTGCTTACAAAATAGTGGTGGGCAAGTGACAGAAGCTCTTTGAGCCTCAGTTTTTCGTCTGTAAAATGGGAACGATAACCCAGTTTGGATTAGGCCTGTTTTACAAGTGAAAGGACTGGAGGCTTAAAGTCATTGACTTGCCCAAGATCACGAAGCAAGTTCAGGATAATTGCAATTGTCTTATGTAGACCAGGACCAAATAAAAGAATGGATGCCAAGAAGTAATTTGTAAATACAAAATGATATACAAATACAAgtgcttttttttccctactttcAAAACTGACCACTTATAGCTCTGACTTTCACACCCATTTAATTCTGGACCCAAATCTCCTTATCTGGCTTCTTATCAGATCTCAGGTTCATTGCAATTCTCCTCTCTATAAGGGGCTTCCCTGACCTTAGCTAAAGTGTCTCTCCCAATTTACTCTCTTCTTCCTATCCAgttttgtgattttattttaaccaaaatactgctcagttgtggtgctagggattgaacctgggacttaagagtctCCAGCAtaaatgagtcttttgcataaccttatgCTACCCCCACCCTCCCTTTTTGTCATCTTTGTAACCTTCATTATCTGCTGTCTCCTTGTTTACTTGTTTACACACCTATAGTGAATCTCCTCCAGAACAGTGCTGATACACAGTACATATTGCAACAAATAATATTTGGATAGATAATTAAGCCAAACCTCTACTGCACCCTTAAACTCTATTCTTCTCCATAGGCCCATCTGTGGAATAAAACCTGGGAACAGCAATCCAGCCTCAAGCCTCAACTTagttggaccttgaaaaactgaGCCTCCTGGACATCAGCCTCACAGAGAAATTGTTTCTCACCTCGGCATCTAACAATCTCCTGTTTCTCCCCATGGCCCTGGCGATGCTGAATGAGCTCCTGATTAAGGACCCAAGCCCACCTATGCTGCTGTATCAGGCTAGCAAGACTGATCAATTAGATAGCTTTAACTATCAGAACTGCTTTATGCAGAGCATCTTTGCTCATTTCCCTGAAATCTTATTTATCCACCGGACCTATAACCCAAGGGGTAAGGTGTTATATACCTTCTTGGTAGATGGGCCTCGGGTACAGCTGGAGGACCATCTTGCCCGGGCAGTCTACTTTGCCATTCCCTTCAGAGAAGATGCTGAAGGCCTGGCCCACATGTTCCAGGTGTTCAAGAAATTCAATCCAGGCTGGGAGAGAGTCTGCACCATCCTGGTGGACCCCTACTTCCTCCCCCTGCCCACCTTAGCTATGGAGTTCCCTGCAGCTGAGGTCCTGCTCTCAGCCTTCCACATCTGTAAGTTCCTCCAGGGCAAATTCTATCAGCTGTCCCTGGAGCAACATGTGGAGAGGGTGCTGCTGACCACTCTGCAGAGCACAATGTGCTCGGCCACAGCAGGCAACCTGAGGAAGTTGTACACACTCCTAAACAGCTGCATCCCTCCAGCCCAGCTACCTGAGCTCCATTCACACTGGCTGCTTAACGACCGCATCTGGCTGGCCCACCGCTGGAGAAGCCGAGCTGAGAGCAACCATTATTTCCAGGGCCTGGAGGTCACCACCCGTGTCCTCAGCCAGTTCTTTGGCACCAACCCATCCACAGAACAAGGCATGACTTCTCTGCTTCGATACATGCAGCAAAACTCTGGAGACAGGGCACGCTTCAGCCTGGGCCCAAATCCAAGGAGCAGTCATGCCCCCTCCTCAGATGTCAGCCCTGAATGCCCCAAGAAGGAACAGTTGATGGATGCCCACATCCAGCACTCCCTCAATGCCATCTGCACGGGGCCGGCGGCCCAGCTTTGCCTTGGTGAGCTTGCTGTGGTCCAGAAATCTGTGCACCTCATCAGCTCAGGCTCCGAGAAGATGAACATACAGATCCTAGAGGATACCCACAGTGTACAGGCCCAGCCCCCTGCCTGCTGTAGCTGCTACTTTAACCAGGTCTTCCACCTGCCCTGCCGCCACATCCTAGCCATGCTCAGTGCCCACCACCAGGTTCTCCAACCTGACATGCTGCCAGCTCAATGGACAGCAGACTGTGCTGCCAGCCTAGGCGACATCCTGGGCAGTAAGTGGAGCGAGACACTGGATAAACACCTAGCCGTGGCACTACTCACTGAGGAGGTGGGTCAACTCTTGCAGCACTGCAGCCAGGATGAGTTTGAAAGGAGGTACAGCACCCTTCGAGAATTGGCTGACAGCTGGATTGGCCCCTATGAACAGGTTCAACTCTAATTACCTCAGTGTGCAGAGATACTCAGCCATACACACTCACATCCACATCTACACAGACTCATGCTGTGGTACTTCCATGGGCCATCTCTCCAGGAAAGAAGAGTAGGATCGTCCACCCTAATGCAACCTGCTACTTAAAAGGGTTTAGTTTCCTCCATCAGTAATTAGCAAACCTTTCTTGCAAAGGGCCTGTTAGTAaatagtttttggctttgctgaTCACACACAGTCTCTGCTATACATTCTtgagtttttgttattgtttacaACTCTTCAGAAGGCAAAAATCATCTTGGCTCCAGAGTCTTACAAAAGTAGGTGATTCCTAAGATAAGAGATAAGGCACAAGATAGAGATGAGGCCCTGGGCTTGGTAGCAGCTTCCCAAGTCATGAGGTGACTCACATGACCTCTCTCATGTGAGAAAGCTAACCAGGAAAACTCCCCACAGGAAACTACCCCCTTCAAGGATGGGGGCTTAGGTTGACGACCTTCCCCCTATCCCACTCTGCAGTCATTAAAGGTGAATGTTGCCTATTCCAGCACTTgtctagtgttttcttttgtaaAAGGCAGTTAAACATGGAAGGAAGGCCAGTGACTAGCTCCTGTGGATAGTGTGctgtcttgccatgtgtgtgacccaggttcaagcccaacccccactgcattgTGGTCtctgtgctatggtctctttcattcactGTCTATAAAAAGATTAtatagtagtctgggaggtggcagtgaatagagtgttggactctcaagcatgaggttctgagttcaattcctggcaatacgtgtactagagtgatgtctggttctttctctctctcctatctttctaagaGGGttcttgctttgccatatgtggcccccactgcactggggaaggtttcactgctgtggtgtcttcctttGTATCACTTTCTGTTTGAAAGAGTTGGCCTTGGAGGTggacagggaagaaagaaagaaactttggtaTCTGGCATTATATATGAATCCTAATTTTTGAGGCCTGCTTCTGCCTTGTATTGGCTATAGACTTTAGGTAAATTACCTAAGTCTCAAACTGTCATCTGTAAAGATGGGAATCCCTAACATGTTGATAAGAGCAGAGTGGGTGACTGAAGGCttcgagatcccaggttcaatcctcagcactaccataagccagagctgagcagtgctctaataacaaataaataaataataaagtgcaTGTCATAGGTCTGACTCCACTGAGTGCTCAAGTAAGTATAAATTTTGGTCCTGGCTGTGGCCTATCTTCATCTGTCCTAGTAGGCTGGGAAATTTAAGGCAAGAGGAAGATCCACATTGCCTAAGATTATATAAGAAATTTTGATGGAGTTCCTAAACAATACAAGTCTCTTTTTTCATTGTAGCACTTCTGACAAGACCTCTCTCCTGCCTTAGTAATATCTGGAGAAAATTCCTGGAATCCATGCCCTAAGATAGGATTTGTGTTCCTTTGAGTGGCTCAAACAACCCTCCTATCCCCACCCCTACCATAGACACCGCCAACCCTCTCTGCCCAAAAACCATACAGAGAAACCACCCTATATGTCTGGTGCTATTTCATCCAGCTACAAGCAGGAGCCAGGAGGCTGACCCCTCCTGGGCCTCACTAGGGGTAGCTGCCCAGAGGCTGCGTGAGCATGCTCCTGCTCCCAGCGCACCCCCTCCACCACTCCCTCTGGCTCTGGATGGGTCATCATGAAAGCTTGAGCTGCCCGGATCAGGTCCTCTTCCCGCAGGCCTGGGACAGGCACGGTGGGGATGCCAGCGATCATCATGGCCAGGGTAAGGATGCAGATGTCAGGCTGGGAGCCGGCCTCCTTCCCCCCTGCCACAGAGGGCATCTGCAGAACCCCTGGTGACAGCCCATACAGCAGCAAGGGCCCGGGCCTGCTGGGGCCACCCAGGTGAGGGGTTCTGCTTCTGGAGCAACCATCATCCCAGCCCAAGCTCTCTGGCTGTCTTGCGTAGGGGATTTTGTGGCAGTAGCGGCCATACTCCTTCCACCGTAGAGTCTCCCAGCTAGCCCCCCCAGGGCAGCCCCTTGCTTCTGGCACCGTCAAAGTTGGGCACCACGGCTGAGCAGTAGATGCCACCTGCTCAGTTTTCTGGTTCAATGGGCCTAGTCCACCAGAGGCCACCACCACTGGCTCTACAGGATTGTAGAGACCAAGGGATGAGCTTGAAGAagcagccccacctgcagaaacaGGAATGAGATGGAATGTTATTCTAAGTCCCCTTGAGGAGTTGGCCCTGAGAGGCAGAGCAGGAGTAATTAAGACCAGCTCAGTGAGGGCTGTCTAGTAGTTGGGACCCAGGGTTCTATTCATTTCCACACTCCCAGTGAGTGTGTGATACTGAGTAGGTATCAACACTGAGTAGGTGATAAAGACATGCTTGTTATATGAATGAGCTAACAAGTGGGTAATAGGCAAGGACTTttggaatgacttttttttttaagataattcaTTGCAGGGCCAACCCTCTACCCCAACAGAacacccacctccccaaagccaggGAGCAACTTCTCAGGGGGAAGTTGTTGTACCCCCTCCAGTTCTAGAAGCCCCTCTCTCACCTTGGCCAGAAGACAGAAGACCTGGATGAGTTTGTGGAGACAAGAAATAAGACATGGCTGGCCCAAAACTCCTGTTTGTGAGGCAATAGTCCTCTACCTCCTGTACTTTCCTCTCCACCCTTCTAGAATATCACCTCACAGTCCCTGCCCATTACACCTGGAACTTACCTCACAGTACTGTGCTGTTCATTCTAGAATCTGTCTATGAAAATGAGATGGGGCCAAAGAGCCCTGGACTGGGAATTGGGTGCTCAGGATTCTGTCCTTTACCCCTTGAGCTGGTAGTCACTTGGgacagtttcattctttttttttttttccctccatggttattcctggggctacAGTGGTTTtcggagggattgaacctgggattttaagcttcaggcaggagagttgctttacataaccattatgttatctaccctcagccctttttttaaaaaaataatttatttttgcctccagggttattggtggggctctgtgcctgcactacaaatccacggctcctggaggctatttcttcccttttgttgcccttgttgtttatcacttttTTTAAGCAGGATCCTGATTTATTGTCATTGATTAAGGGATACCTCTGAGGCTCTCAGGAGTGCAGGGCCCACCACTTGTCCAGGGGACCACGGTTAGGGATGTATTTGACTCCACAGCCATCTGGAATGAGgctcttctcagccaccatgtCTTCAAATTGATCTGCGTTAAACTTGGTGAAGCCCCACTTCCTAGATATGTGGATCTTCTGGCGTccagggaacttgaacttggccCTGCACAGGGCCTCGGTCACATGCTCTTTGTTCTGCAGCTTGGTGCAGATGGACATGATGACCTGGCCAATGTGGACTCTGGCCACAGTGCCCTGGGGCTTTCCAAAAGCACCTCATATCCCTGTCTGGAGCCTAAGGTCAGGGACAGCAGGAGGTCAGGCATAAAATGAACACAGAGCAGGAAGGgctgtctccagggtcccttaTACAAGCAACAGGCCGCATACACTACCCAGGAGGCTGCTGTTTGCAGCCACTGcacatgttattattgttgttgttattgttttcgtcgttgttggatagggcagagagaaatcgacaggaagacaaagagggagagagaaagacacccgcagacctgcttcactgcttgtgaagcaactctcctgcaggtggagagcccgggctcgaactgggatcccggGATCcccaccagggtccttgcacttcgcaacatgcaggcttaaccagctgtgctacagcctggccccagtTTCACTCTTTTATATTTTCAAAGTGAGGGTCATGACTGTTTACTGTCTTACCAGCAGTTCTGCAaattaaatgagatcatttgtATGGAAAAAATGAACAGAGACATAAATAAAAGAGTATATTGCATGGcccaggaaatggcacagtgggtaaagaatGAGGTcccaccaggggccaggtggtagtgcagcaggttaagcacacgtggcgtaaagcacaaggaccagttcaaggattccagttcaagcctctggcttcccaccccacaagtggtgaaacaggtctataggtgtctgtctttctctcgccctctctgtcttccagtcctctctcgatttctccctgtcctatccaataacaatgatagcaatCACAACCATAGcaataacaaccataaacaacaagggcaataaaagggaagaaatagcctccaggagcagtggatttgtagtgcaggcacagagccccaccaataaccctggaggcaaaaataaattatttttttttaaaaagggcagagggtagatagcataatggttacataaagcaactctcctgcctgaagcttaaaatcccaggttcaatccctccgaaaaccactgtaaaccagagctggtacaaaaaaaaaatgaggtc
Proteins encoded in this window:
- the ZSWIM1 gene encoding zinc finger SWIM domain-containing protein 1 encodes the protein MALAMLNELLIKDPSPPMLLYQASKTDQLDSFNYQNCFMQSIFAHFPEILFIHRTYNPRGKVLYTFLVDGPRVQLEDHLARAVYFAIPFREDAEGLAHMFQVFKKFNPGWERVCTILVDPYFLPLPTLAMEFPAAEVLLSAFHICKFLQGKFYQLSLEQHVERVLLTTLQSTMCSATAGNLRKLYTLLNSCIPPAQLPELHSHWLLNDRIWLAHRWRSRAESNHYFQGLEVTTRVLSQFFGTNPSTEQGMTSLLRYMQQNSGDRARFSLGPNPRSSHAPSSDVSPECPKKEQLMDAHIQHSLNAICTGPAAQLCLGELAVVQKSVHLISSGSEKMNIQILEDTHSVQAQPPACCSCYFNQVFHLPCRHILAMLSAHHQVLQPDMLPAQWTADCAASLGDILGSKWSETLDKHLAVALLTEEVGQLLQHCSQDEFERRYSTLRELADSWIGPYEQVQL
- the SPATA25 gene encoding spermatogenesis-associated protein 25 gives rise to the protein MSYFLSPQTHPGLLSSGQGGAASSSSSLGLYNPVEPVVVASGGLGPLNQKTEQVASTAQPWCPTLTVPEARGCPGGASWETLRWKEYGRYCHKIPYARQPESLGWDDGCSRSRTPHLGGPSRPGPLLLYGLSPGVLQMPSVAGGKEAGSQPDICILTLAMMIAGIPTVPVPGLREEDLIRAAQAFMMTHPEPEGVVEGVRWEQEHAHAASGQLPLVRPRRGQPPGSCL